Proteins from a genomic interval of Chionomys nivalis chromosome 7, mChiNiv1.1, whole genome shotgun sequence:
- the Gjd3 gene encoding gap junction delta-3 protein — protein MGEWAFLGSLLDAVQLQSPLVGRLWLVIMLIFRILVLATVGGAVFEDEQEEFVCNTLQPGCRQTCYDRAFPVSHYRFWLFHILLLSAPPVLFVIYSMHQASKETGGAQPATPCTRGRPEAPCAPCSLRARRARRCYLLSVALRLLAELAFLGGQALLYGFRVAPHYACAGPPCPHIVDCFVSRPTEKTVFVVFYFAVGLLSALLSVAELGHLLWKGRQRAKLLPPPPPPSLPSQRADPDPFGPPAYAHRAPAGDSEGEGDSGHSKASLATVRQDLAI, from the coding sequence ATGGGGGAGTGGGCGTTCCTAGGCTCCCTGCTGGACGCGGTGCAGCTGCAGTCGCCACTCGTGGGTCGCCTCTGGCTGGTGATCATGCTTATCTTCCGCATCCTGGTGCTGGCCACGGTGGGAGGTGCCGTGTTCGAGGACGAGCAGGAGGAGTTCGTGTGTAACACGCTACAGCCCGGCTGTCGCCAGACCTGCTACGACCGCGCCTTCCCGGTGTCCCACTACCGCTTCTGGCTCTTCCACATCCTGCTGCTGTCGGCGCCGCCTGTGCTGTTCGTCATCTACTCTATGCACCAGGCCAGCAAGGAGACGGGTGGTGCGCAGCCGGCCACGCCGTGCACGCGCGGGCGTCCCGAGGCCCCGTGCGCCCCGTGCTCCCTACGCGCCCGCCGCGCGCGTCGCTGCTACCTGCTGAGCGTGGCTCTGCGCCTGCTCGCCGAGCTGGCCTTCCTGGGTGGCCAGGCGCTGCTCTATGGCTTCCGCGTGGCCCCGCACTACGCGTGCGCCGGCCCGCCTTGCCCGCACATCGTCGATTGCTTCGTGAGCCGGCCCACCGAGAAGACGGTCTTCGTGGTCTTCTACTTCGCCGTCGGGCTGCTCTCGGCGCTGCTCAGCGTAGCCGAGCTGGGCCACTTGCTCTGGAAGGGTCGCCAACGCGCGAAGCTGCtcccgccgccgccaccgccctCTCTGCCTTCGCAGCGAGCGGACCCCGACCCCTTCGGCCCGCCCGCCTACGCGCACCGCGCACCGGCCGGCGACAGCGAGGGCGAGGGCGACAGCGGCCACAGCAAGGCTTCGCTGGCCACCGTGCGTCAGGACCTGGCCATCTAG